The genomic window ATTTAACCGTTTATTTATGGTATTATTAGGTTGTAATTAAAAATGAAGGGAGCTACATATTATGTTAATTGAATCAGTCTGTATCCCAAAAAGATTACTAACAACAGTTAGTGAAACTTGTACGCTAGAAGATGCGTTGAATATCTTAGAAGAGTCTGGTTTCCGTTGCGTCCCTGTACTTGACGAAACAGGAAAATTCTTTAGAGGAAATATCTATAAAATGCATATATATCGTCACAAATCAAATGGTGGAGATATGAGTTTACCTGTCACACATTTGATTAAAAATGCGACAAAATTTATTCATTTGAATTCATCTTTCTTCAAAATCTTTTTTACAATTAAAGAGTTACCATACATCGCTGTTTTAGATGCAAACGATCAATTTTACGGCATTCTAACACACAGTAGTTTATTAGGTATCTTATCTCAGTCATGGAACGTTAAAGAAGGACGCTTCGCATTAACGATTGCTTCTACTGGTCGCAAAGGTGACTTGGCAAACATGACAAAAGTTATTTCGAAATACTCTGATATTGCAAGTTGTATCACACTTGATGTTGGTCGTGACGAGTACATCCGTCGTACAATTATCACACTACCAGCTGACACTGATAAAGAAACATGTGATTTAATCATCAAAGCACTAGAGAAAAAAGATTTCTTTGTTGCTCAAGTTGAAGATTTACAACAGCCTTTAAGCTAAAAAATAAGAGGCTGATCCAAAAGTCTTAAAAATAGAAAAATCCCATGAAATCAGCTTATTAAAATACTGACTTCATGGGATTTATATTTTGTTAGTTTAGTTATTTTCATTTAAAAAGTTACTTTTGGGTCAGCCTCATTTTTTTATTTAAATTTATCAAAGTGAACGACTTTATTAATCCCATACATGATGGGCGCTGAAATACTCATAATGATTAATTCACTCAAAAATAGTGAGCCATATGTTGCCCAGAAAAAGTTTGAGCCAATTGATTGATTAGAAATAATACAAATCATAATGGCAATTAATATCATACTCACTGAAAAAGCAATCGTATTGATAACCATTCGTGTTTTCTCACTCTTAATCCATCTAGCAGAAAATGCTGTGATACTTAGAGCTAGTAATGTCTGACCTCCACCAAACAAGACATCCATCATGCCTCCTTCAGCAAAGAGTAAATTAAAGGTGACCACCCCTAAAAATATACCCCATAATAATTTTTTATTAAATACTACAAGATGATTCAG from Vagococcus martis includes these protein-coding regions:
- the cbpA gene encoding cyclic di-AMP binding protein CbpA, yielding MLIESVCIPKRLLTTVSETCTLEDALNILEESGFRCVPVLDETGKFFRGNIYKMHIYRHKSNGGDMSLPVTHLIKNATKFIHLNSSFFKIFFTIKELPYIAVLDANDQFYGILTHSSLLGILSQSWNVKEGRFALTIASTGRKGDLANMTKVISKYSDIASCITLDVGRDEYIRRTIITLPADTDKETCDLIIKALEKKDFFVAQVEDLQQPLS
- a CDS encoding QueT transporter family protein, yielding MEKSVSRSKTTVLVVNGLIAALYVVLTLVVAPIAQGPIQFRVSESLNHLVVFNKKLLWGIFLGVVTFNLLFAEGGMMDVLFGGGQTLLALSITAFSARWIKSEKTRMVINTIAFSVSMILIAIMICIISNQSIGSNFFWATYGSLFLSELIIMSISAPIMYGINKVVHFDKFK